A region of the Stieleria neptunia genome:
CGCGGAAGTTATTCTGCGTGAAACCGTCACCGGATCCGACAGCACCTTGATCGGCACAGCGAACCTGAACGCATTCAATCTGACACTGGAAAGCATCGGCAGCGATGGACTGTTCGAATCGCTGACACTCAACGGCGACGGTGGCTTTGACGCCGGATCGGGCGCGTCGACGTTGACCTTTGCCGCCTTCGGTCCCGGCTTCGGCCAACCCGGACGCACCTCGATCGATCGCGGAAACGGCATCTTCGAAGCGTCGCTGGGAACGGTCACGCTGCGTGCACCGACGCTCGGAGAAACCCGCTTTGTCCTGTCCGACGGTTCCGCCGTCGACGGCGACTTCACGACGTTCCAAACCGTCGGCTTCGGACTCGAATCGGCCGCCGCCAATTCCGGTGGTGGGTTCTTCGGTCGGGCGTTGACGCTGAGCAGCCAAGTGACCGCGATCCCAGAACCGTCCAGCGCGCTGGCACTGTCGCTGGTTTGCTCGGCCGGCTTGTTGCGATCGCGTCGACGACGACGCTAAGCACGAAGAAGAGCAGGGCGGTTGGAAATTTTTTCTGGCCGCCGACAGCCAACGCAACCCAGAGGGCCAGCCCACGCGCCCTCTGGGTTTTGTTTTGGTCTGACGGGTGGTTGGTTGTGATCGGCTGAGTCAATGGTGAGCCGTTGGGCCGTAAGGCCTCGGGCGAGCGAAGGAATGCCCGGCCGCTTACGCGCCCGCGGCTCACAATAGCGACAGACCGCTCGCGCCGTGCCTCAGATTCCTTCCGCTGTTGTTAATCGATCCGACGGTTCGGCATTGGTTGTCGACAACCAAGCGATCCTCATCTGCATGGTTGTCGACAACCAAGCAAACGGCCACCGACAGAGTCAGTACGCAGCACTGAATACTCAGCACTCAGCACTCAGCACTCAGTACTCAGTACTCAGTACTCAGTACTCAGTACTCAGTACTCAGTACTCAGTACTCAGTACTCAGTACTCAGTACTCAGTACTCAGTACCCAAGACCCAAGACCCAAGACCCAAGACCCAAGACCCAAGACCCAAGACCCAAGACCCAAGACCCAAGACTCAAGACTCAAGACTCAAGACTCAAGACTCAAGACTCAAGACTCAAGACTCAAGACTCAAGACCCAGCACAGGGCAGATAACACCGCCCCTGCAACGTCCGATAATCACTCTTATGTTGTATTGCGACTGCAAAAAACCCCGTGTTTGAGCGATTTCGGCGATCGTGGGATAGGCTTCCAGCCTGTCGGCTGCTGTGGGATAGGCTTCCAGCCTGTCGGCCTATGATCGAATCGACAGGCTGGAAGCCTATCCCACTTCGATGATCACGGGCGCCAGGCGGCCGGGCGTGCGATTGCGTTGCCCTGCTCGGGTGTAAACACGGGCGGCAACCGGTCTCGGATCTCGTCCACCAAAACGCCCTCGACGCCCTCCGGTCCGTCGATCAACCGGCCGGCCAACCCGGCGTCGGTCTGCGTTTGGGCGTTCTCAAATTCGGCGTCGAATCGCTCCAAATAGGGATGCAAAAATTGATGGATCTCCGGCGGGATCACCGACTCGCTGCGGTCGAGATGCCGGGCGATGAATCGACCACTTTTGCTAGCAACAATCTTTTGACGAATCCCGTCCCCCATCAGAGTGACGGCAAACAGCGTGATCAGCGTGCAGTACAGCCCACCCTTGAGCAGCCCGAACAACGCTCCGATCTGGCGATCAAATTCCTTCAGTTTCATTCGGTCGATCGTCCGGCGGACCATGTTGAAGCCAACCCAGACGACCAGCGAGGTCCCGACGAACAGAATCAACATCGCCAGAAAGCGGTTCCAGGGAGGCTCGGCGACGATCGAATGGCTGAGCGGTTCGCGGAATCGATAGGCCACGAAATAGCTGACCACGATCGACGCGATCGACGCCAACTGCCATGCGAAGCCCT
Encoded here:
- a CDS encoding CvpA family protein, yielding MLIVLVAAGVFGAVKGFAWQLASIASIVVSYFVAYRFREPLSHSIVAEPPWNRFLAMLILFVGTSLVVWVGFNMVRRTIDRMKLKEFDRQIGALFGLLKGGLYCTLITLFAVTLMGDGIRQKIVASKSGRFIARHLDRSESVIPPEIHQFLHPYLERFDAEFENAQTQTDAGLAGRLIDGPEGVEGVLVDEIRDRLPPVFTPEQGNAIARPAAWRP
- a CDS encoding PEP-CTERM sorting domain-containing protein (PEP-CTERM proteins occur, often in large numbers, in the proteomes of bacteria that also encode an exosortase, a predicted intramembrane cysteine proteinase. The presence of a PEP-CTERM domain at a protein's C-terminus predicts cleavage within the sorting domain, followed by covalent anchoring to some some component of the (usually Gram-negative) cell surface. Many PEP-CTERM proteins exhibit an unusual sequence composition that includes large numbers of potential glycosylation sites. Expression of one such protein has been shown restore the ability of a bacterium to form floc, a type of biofilm.), which codes for MNLRIATFAIVLLSMLSSAQAELTYDLLLRTNRGDGMDSAIATTAGEALNAEVILRETVTGSDSTLIGTANLNAFNLTLESIGSDGLFESLTLNGDGGFDAGSGASTLTFAAFGPGFGQPGRTSIDRGNGIFEASLGTVTLRAPTLGETRFVLSDGSAVDGDFTTFQTVGFGLESAAANSGGGFFGRALTLSSQVTAIPEPSSALALSLVCSAGLLRSRRRRR